The proteins below are encoded in one region of Lagenorhynchus albirostris chromosome 7, mLagAlb1.1, whole genome shotgun sequence:
- the FHIP2B gene encoding FHF complex subunit HOOK-interacting protein 2B isoform X2 has protein sequence MLSRLGALLQEAMGAREPSIDLLEAFVEHWKGITNYYIESTDENTPAKKTDIPWRLKQMLDILVYEEKQQAAAGEAGPCLEYLLQHKILETLCTLGKAEYPPGMRQQVLQFFSKVLAQVQHPLLHYLSVHRPVQKLLRLGGTVPGSLTEKEEVQFTTVLCSKIQQDPALLTYILEGRKTVGRKEASREATALPREAAGVKNEEQPHSKAPDRGARGARALSTQLPAETEEPDGGPGESTLITSLIGLCKSKRGRVALKAQENLLLLVSVASQATATYLVQSSPFCPAIVEHLCQLYQSLPSFLDPADIATSEGISWRLPSAPSDEASFPGKETLAAFLGWFDYCDHLITEAHTVVSEALAKSVAEKLFVDILQPQLLHVSEQSILTSTALLTAMLRQLRSPALLREAVAFLLGTDQQPAAPEDSPHTLGGHLVRHCDHLSDEISIATLRLFEELLQKPHEQIIHSLILCHLEGRPYVARGSPEPESYEDTLDLEEDPYFTDGFLDSGFQPSMKPPPAPVTNPDGKTAVTEIVNSFLCLVPEEAKTSAFLEETGYDTYVHDAYGLFQECSSRVAPWGWPPAPPPLDPHEPERPFFEGHFLRMLFDRISRILEQPYSLNLQVTSVLSRLALFPHPLIHEYLLDPYINLAPGCRSLFSVLVRVIGDLMQRIQRVPQFPGKLLLVRRQLMGQVPGEQLDHQTLLQGVVVLEEFCKELAAIAFVKFPPHGPHLRLSEPPEGHV, from the exons CGGGAGCCCAGCATTGACCTGCTGGAGGCCTTCGTGGAACACTGGAAGGGCATCACGAACTACTACATTGAAAGCACAG ATGAAAACACCCCGGCCAAGAAAACAGATATTCCCTGGCGGCTGAAGCAGATGCTGGACATCTTGGTGTATGAGGAGAAGCAGCAGGCGGCAGCCGGTGAGGCGGGGCCGTGTCTGGAGTACCTACTGCAGCACAAGATCCTGGAGACCCTGTGCACGCTGGGCAAGGCCGAG TACCCGCCAGGCATGCGGCAGCAGGTGCTCCAGTTCTTCAGCAAGGTTCTGGCCCAGGTGCAGCATCCCCTCCTGCATTACCTCAGCGTCCACAGGCCTGTGCAG AAACTTCTCCGACTTGGTGGGACAGTTCCTGGATCCCTCACAGAAAAGGAGGAGGTGCAGTTCACCACTGTCCTCTGCTCCAAGATCCAGCAGGATCCAGCCCTGCTCACCTATATTCTAGAA GGTAGAAAGACCGTCGGTAGGAAGGAGGCatccagagaagccaccgccctGCCGAGAGAGGCAGCCGGCGTCAAGAACGAGGAGCAGCCCCACAGCAAAGCTCCTGACAGGGGTGCCCGGGGGGCCCGGGCCTTGAGCACCCAGCTGCCTGCTGAGACCGAGGAGCCAGATGGAGGCCCTGGGGAGAGCACCCTCATCACCTCGCTGATTGGCTTGTGCAAGAGCAAG AGAGGTCGAGTGGCCCTGAAGGCCCAGGAGAACCTGCTGCTCCTGGTAAGCGTGGCTTCCCAGGCAACTGCCACCTACCTGGTGCAGAGCAGCCCTTTTTGCCCTGCCATCGTCGAGCACCTCTGCCAGCTGTACCAGTCCCTGCCCAGCTTCCTGGACCCCGCAGACATTGCCACTTCAGAGGGCATCAGCTGGAG GTTACCCAGTGCCCCGTCTGATGAGGCTTCCTTCCCCGGCAAGGAGACCTTGGCTGCCTTTTTGGGCTGGTTTGATTACTGCGACCACCTCATCACAGAAGCCCACACG GTGGTGTCGGAGGCCTTGGCAAAGTCTGTGGCTGAGAAGTTATTTGTGGACATTCTGCAGCCCCAGCTCCTGCATGT GTCTGAACAGAGCATCCTGACCTCCACCGCCCTGCTCACCGCCATGCTGCGCCAGCTCCGCTCCCCTGCGCTGCTGCGGGAGGCCGTGGCCTTCCTCCTGGGCACGGACCAGCAGCCTGCAGCCCCCGAGGACAGCCCTCACACCCTGGGCGGCCACCTCGTCAGGCACTGCGACCACCTCTCTGATGAG ATCAGCATCGCCACGCTGCGGCTGTTCGAGGAGCTGCTCCAGAAGCCCCACGAGCAGATCATCCACAGCCTGATCCTGTGCCACCTCGAGGGCCGCCCTTACGTGGCCCGGGGCTCGCCCGAGCCCGAGAGCTACGAGGACACCCT AGATCTGGAGGAAGACCCCTACTTCACGGATGGCTTCCTTGACTCTGGCTTTCAACCCTCCATGAAGCCTCCTCCTGCCCCCGTCACCAACCCCGATGGCAAAACAGCGGTGACCGAGATTGTCAACAG TTTCCTCTGCCTCGTTCCTGAGGAAGCCAAGACCTCGGCTTTCCTGGAGGAGACCGGATATGACACGTACGTCCACGATGCTTACGGACTG TTCCAGGAGTGCAGCTCCCGAGTGGCGCCCTGGGGCTGGCCACCAGCTCCCCCACCCCTGGACCCCCATGAGCCCGAACGGCCTTTCTTCGAGGGTCACTTCCTCCGAATGCTGTTCGACCGCATATCCCGGATTCTAGAACAG CCGTACAGCCTGAACCTGCAAGTGACCTCAGTCTTGTCCCGGCTcgccctcttcccccacccccttatccACGAGTACCTCCTGGATCCCTACATCAACCTGGCCCCTGGCTGCCGGAGCCTGTTCTCTGTGCTCGTCAGG GTGATCGGGGACTTGATGCAGAGAATTCAGAGGGTGCCCCAGTTCCCAGGCAAACTGCTCCTGGTGCGCAGGCAGCTGATGGGCCAGGTCCCCGGGGAGCA GCTGGACCACCAGACCCTCCTCCAGGGCGTGGTAGTCCTTGAGGAATTCTGCAAAGAGCTGGCTGCCATCGCTTTCGTCAAGTTCCCCCCACATGGTCCTCACCTGCGCCTCTCTGAACCCCCGGAAGGGCACGTCTGA
- the FHIP2B gene encoding FHF complex subunit HOOK-interacting protein 2B isoform X1, whose translation MLSRLGALLQEAMGAREPSIDLLEAFVEHWKGITNYYIESTDENTPAKKTDIPWRLKQMLDILVYEEKQQAAAGEAGPCLEYLLQHKILETLCTLGKAEYPPGMRQQVLQFFSKVLAQVQHPLLHYLSVHRPVQKLLRLGGTVPGSLTEKEEVQFTTVLCSKIQQDPALLTYILEGRKTVGRKEASREATALPREAAGVKNEEQPHSKAPDRGARGARALSTQLPAETEEPDGGPGESTLITSLIGLCKSKRGRVALKAQENLLLLVSVASQATATYLVQSSPFCPAIVEHLCQLYQSLPSFLDPADIATSEGISWRLPSAPSDEASFPGKETLAAFLGWFDYCDHLITEAHTVVSEALAKSVAEKLFVDILQPQLLHVAPPGSARPACRSEQSILTSTALLTAMLRQLRSPALLREAVAFLLGTDQQPAAPEDSPHTLGGHLVRHCDHLSDEISIATLRLFEELLQKPHEQIIHSLILCHLEGRPYVARGSPEPESYEDTLDLEEDPYFTDGFLDSGFQPSMKPPPAPVTNPDGKTAVTEIVNSFLCLVPEEAKTSAFLEETGYDTYVHDAYGLFQECSSRVAPWGWPPAPPPLDPHEPERPFFEGHFLRMLFDRISRILEQPYSLNLQVTSVLSRLALFPHPLIHEYLLDPYINLAPGCRSLFSVLVRVIGDLMQRIQRVPQFPGKLLLVRRQLMGQVPGEQLDHQTLLQGVVVLEEFCKELAAIAFVKFPPHGPHLRLSEPPEGHV comes from the exons CGGGAGCCCAGCATTGACCTGCTGGAGGCCTTCGTGGAACACTGGAAGGGCATCACGAACTACTACATTGAAAGCACAG ATGAAAACACCCCGGCCAAGAAAACAGATATTCCCTGGCGGCTGAAGCAGATGCTGGACATCTTGGTGTATGAGGAGAAGCAGCAGGCGGCAGCCGGTGAGGCGGGGCCGTGTCTGGAGTACCTACTGCAGCACAAGATCCTGGAGACCCTGTGCACGCTGGGCAAGGCCGAG TACCCGCCAGGCATGCGGCAGCAGGTGCTCCAGTTCTTCAGCAAGGTTCTGGCCCAGGTGCAGCATCCCCTCCTGCATTACCTCAGCGTCCACAGGCCTGTGCAG AAACTTCTCCGACTTGGTGGGACAGTTCCTGGATCCCTCACAGAAAAGGAGGAGGTGCAGTTCACCACTGTCCTCTGCTCCAAGATCCAGCAGGATCCAGCCCTGCTCACCTATATTCTAGAA GGTAGAAAGACCGTCGGTAGGAAGGAGGCatccagagaagccaccgccctGCCGAGAGAGGCAGCCGGCGTCAAGAACGAGGAGCAGCCCCACAGCAAAGCTCCTGACAGGGGTGCCCGGGGGGCCCGGGCCTTGAGCACCCAGCTGCCTGCTGAGACCGAGGAGCCAGATGGAGGCCCTGGGGAGAGCACCCTCATCACCTCGCTGATTGGCTTGTGCAAGAGCAAG AGAGGTCGAGTGGCCCTGAAGGCCCAGGAGAACCTGCTGCTCCTGGTAAGCGTGGCTTCCCAGGCAACTGCCACCTACCTGGTGCAGAGCAGCCCTTTTTGCCCTGCCATCGTCGAGCACCTCTGCCAGCTGTACCAGTCCCTGCCCAGCTTCCTGGACCCCGCAGACATTGCCACTTCAGAGGGCATCAGCTGGAG GTTACCCAGTGCCCCGTCTGATGAGGCTTCCTTCCCCGGCAAGGAGACCTTGGCTGCCTTTTTGGGCTGGTTTGATTACTGCGACCACCTCATCACAGAAGCCCACACG GTGGTGTCGGAGGCCTTGGCAAAGTCTGTGGCTGAGAAGTTATTTGTGGACATTCTGCAGCCCCAGCTCCTGCATGT GGCCCCGCCTGGCTCAGCGCGCCCTGCCTGTAGGTCTGAACAGAGCATCCTGACCTCCACCGCCCTGCTCACCGCCATGCTGCGCCAGCTCCGCTCCCCTGCGCTGCTGCGGGAGGCCGTGGCCTTCCTCCTGGGCACGGACCAGCAGCCTGCAGCCCCCGAGGACAGCCCTCACACCCTGGGCGGCCACCTCGTCAGGCACTGCGACCACCTCTCTGATGAG ATCAGCATCGCCACGCTGCGGCTGTTCGAGGAGCTGCTCCAGAAGCCCCACGAGCAGATCATCCACAGCCTGATCCTGTGCCACCTCGAGGGCCGCCCTTACGTGGCCCGGGGCTCGCCCGAGCCCGAGAGCTACGAGGACACCCT AGATCTGGAGGAAGACCCCTACTTCACGGATGGCTTCCTTGACTCTGGCTTTCAACCCTCCATGAAGCCTCCTCCTGCCCCCGTCACCAACCCCGATGGCAAAACAGCGGTGACCGAGATTGTCAACAG TTTCCTCTGCCTCGTTCCTGAGGAAGCCAAGACCTCGGCTTTCCTGGAGGAGACCGGATATGACACGTACGTCCACGATGCTTACGGACTG TTCCAGGAGTGCAGCTCCCGAGTGGCGCCCTGGGGCTGGCCACCAGCTCCCCCACCCCTGGACCCCCATGAGCCCGAACGGCCTTTCTTCGAGGGTCACTTCCTCCGAATGCTGTTCGACCGCATATCCCGGATTCTAGAACAG CCGTACAGCCTGAACCTGCAAGTGACCTCAGTCTTGTCCCGGCTcgccctcttcccccacccccttatccACGAGTACCTCCTGGATCCCTACATCAACCTGGCCCCTGGCTGCCGGAGCCTGTTCTCTGTGCTCGTCAGG GTGATCGGGGACTTGATGCAGAGAATTCAGAGGGTGCCCCAGTTCCCAGGCAAACTGCTCCTGGTGCGCAGGCAGCTGATGGGCCAGGTCCCCGGGGAGCA GCTGGACCACCAGACCCTCCTCCAGGGCGTGGTAGTCCTTGAGGAATTCTGCAAAGAGCTGGCTGCCATCGCTTTCGTCAAGTTCCCCCCACATGGTCCTCACCTGCGCCTCTCTGAACCCCCGGAAGGGCACGTCTGA
- the FHIP2B gene encoding FHF complex subunit HOOK-interacting protein 2B isoform X3: MLSRLGALLQEAMGAREPSIDLLEAFVEHWKGITNYYIESTDENTPAKKTDIPWRLKQMLDILVYEEKQQAAAGEAGPCLEYLLQHKILETLCTLGKAEYPPGMRQQVLQFFSKVLAQVQHPLLHYLSVHRPVQKLLRLGGTVPGSLTEKEEVQFTTVLCSKIQQDPALLTYILEGRKTVGRKEASREATALPREAAGVKNEEQPHSKAPDRGARGARALSTQLPAETEEPDGGPGESTLITSLIGLCKSKRGRVALKAQENLLLLVSVASQATATYLVQSSPFCPAIVEHLCQLYQSLPSFLDPADIATSEGISWRLPSAPSDEASFPGKETLAAFLGWFDYCDHLITEAHTVVSEALAKSVAEKLFVDILQPQLLHVAPPGSARPACRSEQSILTSTALLTAMLRQLRSPALLREAVAFLLGTDQQPAAPEDSPHTLGGHLVRHCDHLSDEISIATLRLFEELLQKPHEQIIHSLILCHLEGRPYVARGSPEPESYEDTLDLEEDPYFTDGFLDSGFQPSMKPPPAPVTNPDGKTAVTEIVNSFLCLVPEEAKTSAFLEETGYDTYVHDAYGLFQECSSRVAPWGWPPAPPPLDPHEPERPFFEGHFLRMLFDRISRILEQPYSLNLQVTSVLSRLALFPHPLIHEYLLDPYINLAPGCRSLFSVLVRVIGDLMQRIQRVPQFPGKLLLVRRQLMGQVPGEQ; this comes from the exons CGGGAGCCCAGCATTGACCTGCTGGAGGCCTTCGTGGAACACTGGAAGGGCATCACGAACTACTACATTGAAAGCACAG ATGAAAACACCCCGGCCAAGAAAACAGATATTCCCTGGCGGCTGAAGCAGATGCTGGACATCTTGGTGTATGAGGAGAAGCAGCAGGCGGCAGCCGGTGAGGCGGGGCCGTGTCTGGAGTACCTACTGCAGCACAAGATCCTGGAGACCCTGTGCACGCTGGGCAAGGCCGAG TACCCGCCAGGCATGCGGCAGCAGGTGCTCCAGTTCTTCAGCAAGGTTCTGGCCCAGGTGCAGCATCCCCTCCTGCATTACCTCAGCGTCCACAGGCCTGTGCAG AAACTTCTCCGACTTGGTGGGACAGTTCCTGGATCCCTCACAGAAAAGGAGGAGGTGCAGTTCACCACTGTCCTCTGCTCCAAGATCCAGCAGGATCCAGCCCTGCTCACCTATATTCTAGAA GGTAGAAAGACCGTCGGTAGGAAGGAGGCatccagagaagccaccgccctGCCGAGAGAGGCAGCCGGCGTCAAGAACGAGGAGCAGCCCCACAGCAAAGCTCCTGACAGGGGTGCCCGGGGGGCCCGGGCCTTGAGCACCCAGCTGCCTGCTGAGACCGAGGAGCCAGATGGAGGCCCTGGGGAGAGCACCCTCATCACCTCGCTGATTGGCTTGTGCAAGAGCAAG AGAGGTCGAGTGGCCCTGAAGGCCCAGGAGAACCTGCTGCTCCTGGTAAGCGTGGCTTCCCAGGCAACTGCCACCTACCTGGTGCAGAGCAGCCCTTTTTGCCCTGCCATCGTCGAGCACCTCTGCCAGCTGTACCAGTCCCTGCCCAGCTTCCTGGACCCCGCAGACATTGCCACTTCAGAGGGCATCAGCTGGAG GTTACCCAGTGCCCCGTCTGATGAGGCTTCCTTCCCCGGCAAGGAGACCTTGGCTGCCTTTTTGGGCTGGTTTGATTACTGCGACCACCTCATCACAGAAGCCCACACG GTGGTGTCGGAGGCCTTGGCAAAGTCTGTGGCTGAGAAGTTATTTGTGGACATTCTGCAGCCCCAGCTCCTGCATGT GGCCCCGCCTGGCTCAGCGCGCCCTGCCTGTAGGTCTGAACAGAGCATCCTGACCTCCACCGCCCTGCTCACCGCCATGCTGCGCCAGCTCCGCTCCCCTGCGCTGCTGCGGGAGGCCGTGGCCTTCCTCCTGGGCACGGACCAGCAGCCTGCAGCCCCCGAGGACAGCCCTCACACCCTGGGCGGCCACCTCGTCAGGCACTGCGACCACCTCTCTGATGAG ATCAGCATCGCCACGCTGCGGCTGTTCGAGGAGCTGCTCCAGAAGCCCCACGAGCAGATCATCCACAGCCTGATCCTGTGCCACCTCGAGGGCCGCCCTTACGTGGCCCGGGGCTCGCCCGAGCCCGAGAGCTACGAGGACACCCT AGATCTGGAGGAAGACCCCTACTTCACGGATGGCTTCCTTGACTCTGGCTTTCAACCCTCCATGAAGCCTCCTCCTGCCCCCGTCACCAACCCCGATGGCAAAACAGCGGTGACCGAGATTGTCAACAG TTTCCTCTGCCTCGTTCCTGAGGAAGCCAAGACCTCGGCTTTCCTGGAGGAGACCGGATATGACACGTACGTCCACGATGCTTACGGACTG TTCCAGGAGTGCAGCTCCCGAGTGGCGCCCTGGGGCTGGCCACCAGCTCCCCCACCCCTGGACCCCCATGAGCCCGAACGGCCTTTCTTCGAGGGTCACTTCCTCCGAATGCTGTTCGACCGCATATCCCGGATTCTAGAACAG CCGTACAGCCTGAACCTGCAAGTGACCTCAGTCTTGTCCCGGCTcgccctcttcccccacccccttatccACGAGTACCTCCTGGATCCCTACATCAACCTGGCCCCTGGCTGCCGGAGCCTGTTCTCTGTGCTCGTCAGG GTGATCGGGGACTTGATGCAGAGAATTCAGAGGGTGCCCCAGTTCCCAGGCAAACTGCTCCTGGTGCGCAGGCAGCTGATGGGCCAGGTCCCCGGGGAGCAGTAA